In Lycium ferocissimum isolate CSIRO_LF1 chromosome 11, AGI_CSIRO_Lferr_CH_V1, whole genome shotgun sequence, a single genomic region encodes these proteins:
- the LOC132037254 gene encoding indole-3-acetate O-methyltransferase 1-like has translation MNKMAVNLDMELERMLSMKGGKGEASYVNNSQAQAQHARSMLHPLKDALDEVQLNSPDIPFVIADLGCSCGSNTIFNIDVIVEHMSKRYEAIGQEPPEFSAFFSDLPSNDFNTLFQLLPPLANNGCRSMEECLDSNSHRSYFAAGVPGSFYRRLFPARSIDVFYSAFSLHWLSQVPDIVLDKRSSAYNKGKIYIHGANENTANAYKKQFQTDLANFLGSRSKEMKSGGSMFLACLGRTSVDPTDQGGAGLLFGTHFQDAWDDLVQEGLITSEKRDKFNIPMYAPSIQDFKEVIEANGSFKINNLQVFRGGSPLVVNHPKDAVEIGRALVNSCRSVSGVLVDAHIGEQLSDELFSRVEERATRHAKELLQNLQFFHIVASLSIM, from the exons ATGAATAAAATGGCAGTCAATCTCGATATGGAACTTGAAAGAATGCTTAGCATGAAGGGAGGCAAAGGAGAAGCTAGCTATGTCAATAACTCACAAGCGCAG GCACAACATGCACGATCAATGCTACACCCTCTAAAAGATGCCCTAGACGAGGTTCAGCTAAACTCACCTGACATTCCATTCGTGATCGCAGACTTAGGTTGTTCTTGTGGAAGCAACACGATTTTCAATATCGACGTAATCGTCGAACACATGAGCAAACGTTACGAAGCTATAGGCCAAGAGCCACCTGAATTTTCAGCATTTTTTTCTGATCTTCCTTCAAATGATTTTAACACATTGTTTCAATTGTTGCCACCTTTGGCTAATAATGGTTGTAGAAGTATGGAGGAATGCTTAGATTCTAATAGCCACAGGTCATATTTTGCTGCTGGTGTTCCTGGTTCCTTTTATCGGCGTCTATTTCCGGCTAGATCTATTGATGTTTTCTATTCTGCATTTAGTTTGCACTGGCTCTCTCAG GTGCCAGATATAGTGTTGGACAAGAGATCCTCAGCGTAcaacaaaggaaaaatatacatacatggtGCAAATGAAAACACAGCTAATGCATACAAAAAACAATTTCAGACTGATTTGGCTAATTTCTTGGGATCAAGGTCCAAGGAAATGAAGAGTGGTGGTTCTATGTTCTTAGCTTGTTTGGGTAGGACTTCTGTGGACCCTACAGACCAAGGTGGGGCCGGCCTTCTCTTTGGGACCCATTTTCAAGATGCTTGGGATGATCTTGTCCAAGAG GGCCTAATTACTAGTGAAAAAAGGGACAAATTCAACATTCCAATGTATGCACCAAGCATTCAAGATTTCAAAGAAGTGATAGAAGCCAACGGCTCATTCAAAATCAACAATCTTCAAGTTTTTAGGGGAGGTAGCCCTTTGGTGGTTAACCACCCGAAAGACGCCGTTGAAATAGGACGAGCCCTCGTTAACAGCTGTAGGAGCGTTAGCGGGGTGCTCGTCGATGCCCACATTGGCGAACAGCTCAGCGATGAGCTGTTTAGCCGAGTGGAGGAACGCGCCACGCGCCATGCAAAAGAGCTTCTTCAGAATCTTCAGTTTTTTCATATTGTTGCTTCTCTTTCTATTATGTAG